The genomic segment ATGGGCCCTCAGAGCCACCCTGGACATTTGCCCCCAGCCCCTTAACACAGGGGTACAAGCAACTGGTCAGTACCCCCAAACAAGCACAGGGGACTATTGGGAGATGCTGCTCTAAATTGCaatgttgctgggggggggggggcttttctccctccctcccatgacaAAAAATGTAAAACCTTACTAGAGCTAAAGAAGAGCCACCTAGAGCATCCAAGATCTTGGGCATCTGGGGTTTACATCACAATGACCCATTCATTTCCACTCCATATTGGACTATCCTGacagacttaatcccttttggacaaaggacaatcTGGTTTGGACCAGACCATTGATTCATCATGGAAGTTCAGATGGGGGTGCTTGATGGGAGTGGGACTAAATTTTATGCAGCTCTGCTTGGTAACAgcagcctctgacatcagagaggGGGCTTTGCTTGGGatttgctaaatctgcttgttaACTAACAGAGGAGGCTGGCTGAGGTCCAATTCCATTGACCATAAATATCTGTACATTTaggattttcccttgtcttcagttttctgtcttcagtggaaactgaATCCACAGGAGGTTGAGTAGGGGTTATGGTCTCCTTCAACTTCTTGTTGCTGCAAGGAACTCTGCTCTTGCTCTGAGGAACCTGCTATGGACTAGGTAGGGTGTACTTAGCTGAGTCAGTCCAactttattactttttaaaaaaatctctgtgcTGTACGTTGTATGTcttccctgtatttttttttgctttgccctCTTTCCACCACTTTTTTGAATACAGccaccctttcccctttttcttaaatctcttttacaataaacctttttttttattaagactTTTTTTGGCTTCACTTAGTACAATGTATTTCTCTGGGATACTACTCTGAATCTCTTCCCTACATGCCACACTGCACAGACGCAACCTAGTTTGCTATAAGATATTTTTTAGGGTTTCTACTCGGTTGTCTGCTATTGCTCTAGTACTGGGTCAGAAGGTGACCTTCTCAGCAGGTGAATCTAGATGCCCTCGGGAGGTTCCTGTTTGGTGGCAGCCGGTTACCAGGGTGCTTTCCAGGGAACCCCTGGTTTTGGGGAGTTTCTCAGCAatgaaatccccctcccccttccttccataCTACCCCCTTGCTCAAAAAATCACCTTCCACGCTctgccaggccccacccccaagggggccacagcctccccctttTCAGCCTCTCACCTGGCTTCTCCCAGGCAAAGGCCACAGGCTCTGGAAAAGCATCATGTTCCACGTGGCACTGGTATCTGTTCCTGTCCTTGGGATCTATGTTGATGCTGAGCCAGGTGTGGTAGGTTCCATCTGAGTTGGGGACGACACGCTCCGTACTGTTGAGCTGGTCCTCGTCCCTCTTCCAGGTGACCATGATCGCTTTGGGGTAGAAACCGTAGACACGGCAGATGAGGGTCTCCTGGTCATCGTTGCCCTTGTTGCGTGCCACCTTCACCCTTGGGGGCTCTGTGGAAACGGCACCATTAGTCTGTGTTAACAGAGTAtgtagcctgctggaggggggtttctgactggttctctttgttgttttatctacCTGTAGCTAGCTGAAGGTGATTGATTGATGAGGGGTGTTGATTGCTGAGGGcgagccgaagggcgagagcacaagagcaccagggctcttgccctggggctctTGGCCTGGGGGCGCTGTAATATTTTTTATGTGCTGAGggttttacttcttcaaggagaGAGCCTTGAAAGGAGGTttgccaggggaactatcagagtagcctaggaaagaaacttcagcaaTTGATCACAAcactgtggctagtgagggatatgaggcagtaacatgcaaggtctgtgcatgtttgtctttttacctgagggtaaacaacaggagcaggagagtaaggaatctgaacaaatggaggtacagacaacacaggaggaggatgcatggaagaatgtggcccacaggagtaggaaaatcaggacacatcctgatcctctcttgctcagcagttggttccaggatctcccaatagatactgattctggaccactggaacaagggctatccccccaaagcgtgaaagaaatttctcaggctcctgcgcatgagaggactcgatcttccgccccacagtttaggaagaggcgtgttctcgtaattggggattccctcctgagaggggtagagtctaaagtatgccgacctgattcgtcccgagaggtctgctgtttaccgggtgcacgcatccaggatgtgacggaaagggtaggaagactcatcaagcccacagattattaccctttcttgcttgttcatgtgggaacaaatgatattgcccggcatagcccagaatgtattaaaagagactacatggctctgggtgagaaggtgaaggattTGGGggagcaggttgtgttttcgtcagttctgcctgttgaaggtcgtggcttaagaagggaaagacgaatactacaaattaatgactggctgcataggtggtgtcgtcaagaaaggtttggatttctggacgaTGGCTTATGCTTTCGAGAAAAAGCCCTTCTGtcaggggatggtttacacctcacgagggtaggaaaaaatgtgtttggtgagagccttgcacacctgatcaggagggctttaaactaaatcctatgggggagcgagacaacaacttaaagccttgtatgctgataatacctggagacgagaacaataaagatttgcagggagtggcatgtatgcaaggaaacataaactcacaggtaagtacagaaacaaaaacctcggGCACATAAACCACAGATTCTGATgcttgtacactaatgcgcagagtatgggaaacttgcaggaagaactcgaagccctaatacaggaaggggattttgacctaataagcATTTCTGATACTTGGTGGGATGTCagtcatgattggaatattaagattgaggggtacaacttgtttaaaagggatagactgataaggaaggggggaggagtagcactgtatgtcaaagatgtgtacacttgtgaagaagtacatgaatctgagcatggtagtgcagtcgagactctatgggtaaacataaaagggtgtcagcgagggcatccagTCAGGCCACGGATAAGCAAGCCCcgtccccttcccaccccccgttCTCATTCCTTTGCTTGCCAGACATTAGCATTTCAATAAAGATCAAAAAGCTGtcaaaaatgtgcattcaaccacaGCCACTTGTCCTTTCTCGGATATGTTATATCCCCTCACGGTTTGaccatggaccctgagaaggttcaggcggtctgggagtgggaaccccccagaactcacaagcaggttcagcagttcttggggttcacaAATTTTTATAGTGATTTTATCCAGGACTTTGCCAAAATAGCCTTACCGATCtacttaaaaccaaggggaaggggcaggaggctaCCTTTGCGCAACCTTGGTCTGACTGGTGTCAGGCGGCATTTGAGACTCTAAAGAGGCGCTTTACGTCCGAGCCTgttctggctcacccagattgttcaAAGCCGTTCACCCTTCAAGTTGATGCCttggagaaggcaatgggaggtgcgctccttcagagggacgGCCATGGGGTACTTcgaccctgtgcctatttttcaaagaaattctCCGGCCCAGAGCTAAACTGGCCGAtaggggaaaaggaagccatggctattaAGCATGCCCTTATGGTATGGcagcagttcctggagggggcgattgaaccttttgaggtctggacagaacACCGAAATCTCGAGGCTatattgggtcagcggaagctatcGGCTAAACAGCTGCGCTGGACGGACTTTTTTCTCCAAGTTCCGTTTCAACATTAAACACATGCCCGGGAAGGAAAACTGCCTGGCCGACAGGCTGTCCCGAATGCTGCAATATGAATGTAGAGTCGACCGGCTGGTGGGATCCCCTTTTACCCGAGAACACCTGGGCTTAACTCCGGGGGGGAGGGTAGCGCAGGAGTTCTAACCAGAGCCCAAACCCATACAGCGGCGAGGGAGTCAGTTCCAGGCTCCTCTCAAGAGAGGGCTGCccctaccccctcatcccccGTAGTCCCAGGGGATCTTCCGGGGGCAGTCACAGGGGAGGAGAGTCCTCTCAGCAAGAGTGGGGAGATAGGGTGGAGCCGGTCCCTGATTCCCCTCAGGAGTTGGTTGCCTCTACCCCTCGATCCTTGGCAGTCCCGGAGGACCTCCCAGAGGCCGCCAAATGACgatggggggaggctcttcagcgggagcAGGGGGataagtctctcccatcccaggTACTGGACGGGAATGGTGCCCACAAGGATAAACACTACGTCCCCAAGGACCTGCGGCGGGAGGTGTTGGAATGGTgccacagttccaaaacggggggggggtatttcGGGTTTGTGAAGACCTTGCACCTAGCTAGCCGACAGTTCTGGTGGctggggatgcgccaggacatcgatgttTCATTAAATCTTGCCCAGTGTGCGCGACAAGCAAGCGCTAAATGGGAAAATCTCctggattattaaagcccctagagactccagaggcaccctggcgggtgatcgggatggatttcataactgaCCTCCCATCCAGCCAGGGGAAGATGGTTCTGTGGGTGATCACAGATCTCTTTTCGAAACAAGTTCATCTCGTCCCATGCGAGGGaatgccctctgcacacaaactggctcgcttgtttgtgcaccagATCTTCAGATTACACGGCTTTCCACGGAAGGTCATGCGTGACAGGGGGTCAGTTTTCGTGtcaaaattttggaaagcatttttgggacttgtgggtgtgcaacagggtttgtcttcggcCTAACACccgcagacggatgggcagaccgaaagggttaacacTGTAATAGAATGTTACTTGCGCTGTtttgttaattaccaccaggacaattgggtcgacctgctgccctTGGCGGAATATGCGGTACGCTCTGCAACTGGTCTAAGCCCTTTCAAAGCGGTCTACGGAATGGAATTCGGGCCCTTGGGGGCCATACCCCTCCCGCCGGGCGGCGACCCCCCCCCGAGGTGTCAGTGTGGGCCAACACAATGaagaacacttggccctggcttataaaaaatttggagcaggcaaaagagagatacaaggcgcaggcagacaaacacagggcgcctcaatgggaattaaaggtcgGAAAGaaggtttacctctccaccaaaaacctcaggtctttacgtccGTGCCAGAAACTGAGTCAAAAATTTGTGGgtccgttcccaatctcccgggtcatcaatgaggttactgtggagttggaactgccaagaaccttacagggggtgcacccggtattccatgtgagtctgttaaaaccctttgtaccggcacctgaatggcaccccgaacccgccACTGCCACCCCAATtatggtgcaaggggaacagcactttgagatctccaaggtaTTAGATTCTCGGGTGCGAAGGGGCCAGCTGGAATATTTCGTGCATTGGAAATACCTGAATTCCAGccatgatgagtgggtgtccgctgtacaCGTAAAGGCCCCCACCGTGGTAGTGGAATTCCATCGGCTCTATCTCGCCAAACCGAGGAGTTccagggaggggtctttggggaggcggagtgtcagcaaGGGCATCCAGTCGGGCCATGGATAAGCAAGccccatctccttcccaccccccgttCTCGTTCCTTTGCTCACCAGGCATTAGCATTTCAATAAAGATCCGCTGTGAGATCTCTGGCGCCTGGAGCCCAGAGATCGCCCGGTCGTTTGCTAGTCAATCtcaccaggaggtttagtagTGGGCAATCAAAGGCGAACACTTCCTTGttgtcaccttgtatcctttcacattcaaaacaactctgctgcacctcaccctttcatgtcctaccgtcgatgtaatcaattgtattgtatgttccctataaagatgacctgtaGTTCCCCgttctgtattctgaccttaagttcgtatagacctactgaacccattttgctttcttaataaaaactttaaactctctgtaacgtctggagtgcagtttactattactgaaatgcaacgaggtactgaagtctgacaaaggaataagaaatcgttatattctcgtgggggtctgctattgaccgccaaaccaggcagaggacttggatgggacgctcctagaccagatcacaaagttctcaaagagacaggacatggtggtcatgggagattttaattacccgaatatctgttggaagtccaacgctgctaaaaatgcaagatccaataaattcctgacttgtcttgctgacaacttcctattccagaaagtggacagggaaacaaggggatctgctatcttagacttgattcacaccaacagggaagaactggtggatgaggttaaagtagtaggcaccctgggtagtagtgaccacgtactcttggaatttacaatcttggggaaaggaaaacctgtaagTAGTCAGAcgtataggttggactttaaaagagcaaattttaacaaacttatgctaggtagaatcccatggtcagaaatactgaaggagaagggtgttcaagaagggtgggcatttcttaaaaataaaatactgaaggtgcaatcccaaaccattcctatgagaaggaaaaatgggaggagcctaaagagcccagggtggctccataaacagctttttaaagagttgagaaataaaaaagactcatttaggaagtggaaggagggccttataaccaaagaggaatataaacaaataactagtgcttgtagggagagggttaggaaagctaaagctcagtatgaacttaggctagcaagagatgcgaaacgcaacaaaaaagggttcttttcctatgtacagagtaagagtaagaacaaggacaagataagcccatatcgtggaccggaaagtgacattgtaacaggagatgaagagagggcagaactcctcaattcctacttttcctcagtctcttctcgtgagggaagtgttgctcaacatggcataaacagaacatgtgatgagggaaggcaTTTGCAGCCtaaattggcattggggtagtgcacaaacacctggtttctttaattgaaacaaaatcctctgggccagatgactTGCACCCAagagtactcaaagaacttgcagatgtaattttggaacctctgtccattatttttgaaaagtcttggcaaacaggtgaggtgccagaagattggaggcgggcaaatgttgtccccatcttcaagaaggggaaaaaggaggatccgggtaactaccgacccatcagctagacttctataccaggaaaagtgatCGAACAAATAATCACACAGTCAATCCTTGattatttagaaaggatggatctgatcactaagagccagcacgcgTTTCTcaagaatgctgtagacatagtttatctagattttagtaaggcttttgataaggttccacatagtagtctagttgacaaattgggaaaatgtgggttagatcctattattgttaggtggatctgcaactggttgacagatcgtacccaaagagtgctagttaatggttcctcgtccacttggagagaagtgactagtggagttcctcagggatctgtgctgggccctgtgttgttcaacatctttataaatgatttggatgaaggaatagaggggatgcttattaaatttgcagttgatactaaattgggaggggtagcaaatatggtagaaagagccaagatgcaggatgatcttgacaggctggagaagtgggctagaactaataaaatgcacttcaacaaagacaaatgtaaagttctgcatttaggtaggaaaaatcaaatgcataattataggatgggggagacttgtctgagcagtagtgtgtgtgaaaaggatcttggggtcttagtagaccaaacagtgaacatgagtcagcagtgtgatgcggtagctaaaaaggcaaatgcggtcttgggctgcatcaacagaagtatagtgtccagatcacgcgaagtgatggtatcactttactccgctctggttagacctcaactagagtactgtgttcagttttgggcaccacaatttaagaaagatgtagataagctggattgtgtccagaggagggcaacaaagatggtgagggtctggagaccaagtcctatgaggaaaggttgaaggagctgggtatgtttagcctgaagcggagaagactgagaggggatatgataaccatgttcaagtagttgaagagctgtcatatagaggagggtgcagagttgttttctgttgcccaagaaggtcggaccagaaccaacgggttgaaattaaatcaaaagtgtgtCCATctgacattagaaagaattttctaacagttagagcggttcctcagtggaacaggcttcctcgggaggtggtaagctctccttccctggaggtttttaagaagaggttagatggccatctgtcagcaatgctgaaactgtgaccttaggcagatgatgagagaaagggcatcttggccatcttctggtcacgaggggtgtgtgtgggggaggtagttgtgaatttcctgcattgtgcagggggttggacttgatggccctggtggtcccttccaactctatgattctatgtcttctGAGGCTGGCAGGGTAGAGACTTGCCTTGAAGGGATCCCATGTGGTCATCCAGTCCCACCCGATGTGCCAAACCTGCAGCATCTGCAAGAGACCACGGAAGTGGATTCTTCAGCCTACACTTTGAAACTACATGGTGCTTCTGAGACTGGCCCAGTGACTTCCCTCAGAGTTTTGTGGTAAATATCCTTTCTTAATCCacatttctgtttttccccctaaGTGATCTATAATATTCACTTCGGTGAACCAAGCAAgaaacacacatatatacacacacctcAGAAATACCAAATAAGGCCGTCTGAGATCTACTAACCAGCCTGGTCAGCATCAAAGAGCCAGGAAAAAAAGGATGCatccagaaattttaaaaattaccaaCGCCCTGCTGGTCCAGGGGATGGGGCGGGGGACTGGTCATTTCTgtaggactggggcagggaaactgcagggaaacctGCAATGTGAAAGCCCCGTTGCTGCTGTCCTTAAAAATTCATGAGCATCCATGTTTTGCTATGTGCTTTCTTGTGTGATGgcaataattttattatttatttatttacaaaatgtgtatcctacctttctgcccttaaatgggccaccaaggaggctaacaatataaaacacaggtaataaaatcacattttaaaaccattaaaaccaacaacccAACACACAAAATTAGATCCAGATGGGTGACCGCCATAGACGTCAAATTAAACaagttgggttttacacccctagctttacttcagttagggtgggaacaagctaagttaattatatcccaaaggatcaaagacatcgagagacaaacaggtctagcaagggcgcctctattcactgcacccctccatactaaatacatcctagaaccagcagcctatctccactatctagagataaataattacagaaggacctttaccctggccagatgtgcagccttaccatctgctttgcttgaggggaaatataagaagataccctgggaagagagattctgcccctgtaaatcaggggacttagaaactgttgagcatgccctcctgaactgcaatttctatacattaccccattTGAAGTTTACTGAGCCCCTATTATTAAAGGAGTctctgataggatggagaaacttttgaaaaaacataacctacaaaccgtgtttaaacccaccaagaaaatacaacagatgctacgatcagcaaaagacaaaagagaccccctcacctctgcaggagtatatcgtataccttgcagctgtggacaaatttacattgggacaacaaaacgcagcatacaaacaaggataaaagaacatgaaagatactgcagacttggccaacctgagaaatcagcagtggctgaacatggactgacacaaacaggacacagggtcttattccaagacactgaaagactggacaattctaccaactattttgtcagattgcacagagaagccattgaaattaataaacatcagcacaactttaacagaaaagaagagagtttaagaatgaataaggcttggcttcctgtcctgaaaacctccagactaacaaagactagtcaacaatagccatgcagattagctttggatttcacatattaacagatcacttcaggatacaatggttccatattaacacaccacaccctcattagcacattatcttgatacttacaggtcaatgattagcacattacctttgatactttttgcaggacaatgattcagctcaacccaacccctttctgactatatatttctcttcctacacacttgacactgagagacactgtccttcggtgttactcctctgaagatgcctgccactgctgctggtgaaacgtcaggaaagaaaataccaagacctcggttacacagcctggataacctacaagaaccaatgaactctgaccatgaaagccttcgacaaaattaaaactatttaaaaggcAGACgtcaaatacatacaaaacagctATTGAAACATTGGTTatgaaggagggatcactgagagaatgcTGGCAGAAGGTAGTAACATGAGGGGGAGACGAGTCTTCCTGGGGAGAAAGACGGTttctggtgccatgaccaagaaaacCCTCACCCAGGTtgccacccaaagcagggcctccaaagaggaCCATAGTAGTTTGATGGGTTAATGAGGGAGTCGGTGGCCCTTCAGGCTCATTGGTCCAAAACCATACTGGCCATGATCAgtggctggatggccatctgtcgggagtgctttgattgtgggatcctacatggcggggggagggttggggtcactggggatgtgggggggaggtagttgttaatttcctgcattgtgcagggggttggactagatgatcctggtggtcccttccaactctatgattctatgattctatgaagttccAAAATCCAAAGATTTTATGGTGTTCTCGGGGGATAAGGTTGCGAGCTGTAATATGACGGTGGAGTTATGTGGTTTCCATGTAAAAATCATATGGATTTGGGAGAATCCTTTTAAAATCATACAGCTTGCCCTTCCAGGGAAAAATGGCTATGGGGAAGGCTGATTGCTCTCCACTTAACCCTCTTTAAAACTCTAaaacccccccccacatttgcaCCTATTTTTCCTGCCTTGTGCCTGAAGATGGGCCAGACCCCTAGCCATGGGGGTAGAAGGGACTGGAGGGAAGCAGGCAGAGGAAAAGGGGATAATCAATCAAAATAAATTAGCaaagttttattttaatataGGGGGGAAACACTGACGCCTCGCCCCACACACATACCTACCTCATCCAGGCGCCTGCCTGGttcttgggttggatccacccaCAAGGCAGAAAGGGGTAGCAGAGTCTTGAGGTGGGCACGGCAGACTCTACCATATTCACAGGTGGGGGGCAGAGGAGGAATAAGTGCTCAGTCCGCCCCCTATAAACAtcctggagattggggtgggggagggagagagctgATGCCCCAGGCAGGGTCTTTTGACACACGGGAAGCGTCCAGACATGAGCCCCTCCTGCTTACCTGTCCTCCGCAGGGTCTCGTTCCCGTAATCCAGATACCTCCGCAGCCACTTTATGCAGGTCGTCTCCAGGTAGGACTTGTGGTACTGTGGAGCAGCCTGGAGGTCATCTAGCTTCTGCATTAAGATTTTGGCCTGGGGCATGAGGGCTGTCCAAGTGACGTTCTCCATGTTGAGGGACATGCAGTTTTCCCCATCATAGCCATACTGCCAGGACCCCCCTCTGGGCTGCCCGTCTGGCCCTACCTTGCAGCTGAACATTTGCTGCAGGGTGTGGAGACCTGAAAGAGATATGTTGTGGAGGGTATgttgcccctaagcatttctcctctgTTCTAATCtcgctgattacaatatgcattgtacctctgcatcctgactcctttctttgcaaacccctcccaccttctgactggaaaACAAGGGCACAGGAATCTCCATTCCTGCTtgtctctgatgaagggagctttgactctcgaaagcttatatatcctggaaatctttaaggtgctactggactcaagtctcattctgctactgcagaccaacacggctaccctttgaaacgatccccccctccccgatttCTCTTGCACTTGCTTCTCAGCAGACTATCATTTATATTCTGAAAGTGTCATGTGACCCTGAACCATTTGGCTTGAACCATTTGACTCAACGCAGGAAATACTTACTTCGGGCAAACAGTAAAGTATTAAGCCC from the Euleptes europaea isolate rEulEur1 chromosome 1, rEulEur1.hap1, whole genome shotgun sequence genome contains:
- the LOC130493468 gene encoding H-2 class I histocompatibility antigen, Q10 alpha chain-like, producing MLMPMRRGRCLLLPLLLGVVAPWLEDCSASSHSLGNFYTAVSEPSPGLPQFIAVGYVDDQLITHYDSRTRRKEPIAPWMRKVEQDEPQYWAKESPIMQGNEQRFRALLASLQDQNSSTGPPGQHTLHNISLSGLHTLQQMFSCKVGPDGQPRGGSWQYGYDGENCMSLNMENVTWTALMPQAKILMQKLDDLQAAPQYHKSYLETTCIKWLRRYLDYGNETLRRTEPPRVKVARNKGNDDQETLICRVYGFYPKAIMVTWKRDEDQLNSTERVVPNSDGTYHTWLSINIDPKDRNRYQCHVEHDAFPEPVAFAWEKPASNLGLIWGIVMAVMVALVLLGAGVTFYMSDGDQGSDCSVSRNGVQRSTWFTTWNPIFAGLRHSQRSATTALLV